In one Prosthecochloris aestuarii DSM 271 genomic region, the following are encoded:
- the atpD gene encoding F0F1 ATP synthase subunit beta gives MRHHSDFPWKGAVVSVRGSVVDIRFDDHLPPIYSMLQTGRNGEVHIEVLSQLDSRHVRAIALTGTEGLSRSMTALYNGSQLQAPVGPAILSRMFDVFGNPIDRGEPPEGVQWRPVHRNPPSLSRRSTHSEVFQTGIKIIDLLTPLERGGKSGLFGGAGVGKTVLLTEMIHNMVSHHRGVSIFCGIGERCREGEELYREMKAAGVLDNMVMVFGQMNEPPGSRFRVGHAALTMAEYFRDDEHRDVLLLIDNIFRFIQAGSEISGMMGQMPSRLGYQPTMGTELSKLEERIANTGTGSITSIQAVYVPADDFTDPAAVHTFSHLSSSIVLSRKRAGEGLFPAVDPLQSVSKMASPTGIGHRHYNLSRDIRKVLAQYNELKDIIAMLGLEQLSTQDRAVVARARRVERFFTQPFFSTEQFSGIKGKLVSLDEVIDGCERILRDEFMEYPESALYMIGSIDEAKERMKVSGPAGEPAVVPGVREKGGGDDEQ, from the coding sequence ATGAGGCATCATTCAGATTTTCCTTGGAAAGGAGCTGTTGTTTCTGTAAGGGGAAGCGTCGTCGATATCCGGTTCGATGATCATCTTCCCCCGATTTATTCCATGCTGCAGACCGGCAGGAATGGTGAGGTGCACATTGAGGTCCTTTCCCAGCTTGATTCGCGGCATGTACGCGCTATTGCGCTGACTGGCACAGAAGGCCTGTCTCGCAGTATGACTGCGCTCTACAACGGAAGTCAGTTGCAAGCGCCAGTTGGTCCGGCTATTCTTTCAAGGATGTTCGATGTGTTCGGCAATCCCATAGATCGGGGTGAACCGCCGGAAGGTGTTCAGTGGCGTCCGGTGCATCGCAATCCTCCTTCTTTATCAAGACGTTCAACGCATTCCGAGGTTTTCCAGACCGGGATCAAGATTATCGACCTTCTTACACCGCTTGAACGCGGCGGTAAATCCGGGCTCTTCGGCGGGGCCGGTGTCGGTAAAACTGTTCTCCTGACTGAGATGATTCATAACATGGTCAGCCATCACAGGGGTGTAAGCATTTTCTGCGGGATAGGCGAACGATGCAGGGAAGGTGAGGAACTCTACCGTGAAATGAAAGCCGCCGGAGTACTTGACAATATGGTGATGGTGTTCGGTCAGATGAACGAGCCTCCCGGAAGCCGTTTCAGGGTAGGCCATGCGGCGCTGACAATGGCTGAATATTTCAGGGATGATGAGCACAGGGATGTTCTTCTTCTTATCGACAATATTTTCCGTTTTATCCAGGCCGGCTCGGAGATCTCAGGTATGATGGGCCAGATGCCCTCACGGCTTGGTTATCAGCCGACGATGGGAACGGAACTTTCGAAGCTTGAAGAGCGTATCGCCAATACAGGAACAGGATCGATAACCTCAATTCAGGCGGTCTATGTGCCTGCCGATGATTTTACCGATCCGGCTGCTGTTCATACCTTCTCGCACCTCTCTTCATCAATCGTTCTGTCACGAAAGCGTGCCGGTGAAGGATTGTTTCCTGCTGTCGATCCCCTGCAATCTGTTTCGAAAATGGCCAGCCCTACAGGGATTGGTCATCGTCATTACAACCTTTCGCGCGATATCAGAAAGGTGCTTGCGCAATACAATGAACTGAAGGATATCATCGCTATGCTCGGCCTTGAGCAGCTTTCGACGCAGGACCGGGCCGTTGTTGCCCGGGCACGGAGAGTAGAGCGGTTTTTTACCCAGCCGTTTTTTTCGACTGAGCAGTTTAGTGGAATCAAGGGGAAGCTGGTTTCGCTTGATGAGGTAATCGATGGTTGTGAGCGGATTTTGCGAGATGAGTTCATGGAGTATCCTGAAAGCGCATTGTATATGATCGGCAGCATTGACGAGGCTAAAGAGCGGATGAAGGTTTCCGGACCTGCCGGGGAGCCCGCTGTTGTTCCAGGAGTTCGAGAAAAAGGAGGAGGGGATGATGAGCAGTGA
- a CDS encoding F0F1 ATP synthase subunit epsilon: MSSDSMRVELLLPFRIFLRRDRVRRIVVETSKGSYGLLPNRLDCVMILVPGIFTYETEAEGEAYVAVDRGILVKTGPQVFVSVHHATGGVDLGELEEAVKRDFLAIDEREQSVRTVLAKLESGFIRQFAEFHNE; this comes from the coding sequence ATGAGCAGTGATTCGATGAGGGTTGAACTTCTGCTGCCGTTCAGAATTTTTCTCAGAAGAGACAGGGTCAGGAGGATTGTTGTTGAAACGTCGAAAGGATCATACGGCCTTCTGCCGAACCGGCTTGATTGCGTTATGATTCTCGTTCCCGGTATTTTTACCTATGAAACCGAAGCAGAAGGGGAGGCCTATGTCGCTGTCGACAGAGGTATACTGGTCAAGACAGGACCTCAAGTCTTCGTGTCAGTTCATCATGCAACAGGTGGCGTTGATCTCGGAGAGCTCGAGGAGGCGGTCAAGCGCGACTTCCTTGCCATCGATGAGCGAGAACAGAGCGTCCGGACGGTTCTGGCAAAGCTTGAAAGCGGATTTATCCGCCAGTTTGCAGAATTTCACAATGAGTGA
- a CDS encoding AtpZ/AtpI family protein — MSDDQKKHILEQGSSFGKEVGAKESRKVRARKEGPANVWSGFAISGLVGWSVVIPTLFGVMLGVWIDSRFPGSYSWTLMLLMAGLLVGCFNVWHWVSRENREMQREDSDDE, encoded by the coding sequence ATGAGTGACGATCAAAAAAAACATATCCTTGAACAAGGATCGAGCTTCGGCAAAGAGGTCGGTGCAAAGGAGTCTCGAAAGGTGCGTGCCCGTAAAGAGGGTCCCGCCAATGTCTGGTCAGGATTTGCCATATCCGGTCTGGTTGGATGGTCCGTCGTCATCCCTACTCTTTTCGGGGTTATGCTCGGAGTATGGATTGACAGTCGTTTTCCTGGTTCGTACTCATGGACTCTGATGCTGCTTATGGCTGGACTTCTTGTCGGATGTTTCAATGTATGGCATTGGGTTTCAAGAGAAAACAGGGAGATGCAGAGGGAGGATAGCGATGATGAATGA
- a CDS encoding ATP synthase subunit I — MMNDLMVFAALFFVGMFLGIFFFGGLWLTVQKSTFSRRPWLWFSISLALRTGVIFVGFYLIAPGGLVWLVSSLTGFVAARGLVIVVTRSFPVHQEQKEVPHASER; from the coding sequence ATGATGAATGATCTTATGGTTTTTGCAGCTCTTTTCTTCGTCGGGATGTTTCTCGGGATATTTTTTTTCGGTGGATTGTGGTTGACGGTTCAAAAAAGTACGTTCTCACGAAGACCGTGGTTATGGTTTTCGATCAGTCTGGCGTTGCGAACCGGAGTCATTTTTGTGGGGTTTTATCTGATTGCTCCCGGTGGTCTCGTGTGGCTTGTTTCTTCACTTACCGGTTTTGTTGCCGCAAGGGGGCTCGTTATAGTGGTAACCCGGAGTTTTCCTGTTCATCAGGAACAAAAGGAGGTGCCCCATGCATCTGAGCGGTGA
- a CDS encoding F0F1 ATP synthase subunit A, with protein sequence MHLSGDDVIVWQYGVVKLNQTIVMTWVIMVFLAGGSAFLTRRLSSGIRISRWQSFLEMIVTMAMQQIREIGLRQPEKYLSYLATLFLFVATAVLFTIIPGYEPPTGSLSTTAALALSVFVAVPLYGIERVGFGAYLKSYMKPTFIMLPFNIISEFSRTLALAVRLFGNMMSGVMIIGILLGIAPLFFPVLMSVLGLLTGMVQAYIFSMLATVYIAAATKSRDE encoded by the coding sequence ATGCATCTGAGCGGTGATGATGTTATTGTTTGGCAGTATGGCGTTGTGAAGCTCAACCAGACCATTGTGATGACCTGGGTGATCATGGTTTTTCTTGCAGGCGGTTCAGCCTTTCTGACCAGAAGGCTTTCGTCAGGGATCCGGATTTCGCGTTGGCAGAGTTTTCTTGAAATGATCGTGACAATGGCCATGCAGCAGATTCGTGAGATCGGTCTGCGGCAGCCGGAAAAGTATCTTTCCTATCTTGCTACGCTGTTTTTATTTGTAGCTACAGCTGTCTTGTTTACCATTATTCCGGGTTATGAACCTCCGACCGGTTCGCTATCGACTACCGCTGCGCTCGCATTGTCGGTGTTCGTGGCGGTTCCTCTTTACGGTATCGAAAGGGTCGGGTTTGGAGCGTATCTGAAGTCCTATATGAAACCAACATTCATCATGCTGCCGTTCAATATTATCAGTGAGTTTTCACGGACTCTGGCGCTGGCGGTACGTCTCTTTGGCAATATGATGAGCGGGGTTATGATTATCGGGATCCTGCTCGGCATCGCGCCGTTGTTTTTTCCTGTTCTGATGAGTGTTCTTGGCCTTTTGACGGGGATGGTACAGGCCTATATTTTCAGTATGCTGGCAACGGTCTATATCGCTGCTGCGACAAAGAGCCGGGATGAGTGA
- a CDS encoding F0F1 ATP synthase subunit C: protein MDTTIIAVVAVASIVTAGLTTAIGCIGPALGEGRAVSSALTSLAQQPDAAATITRTLFIGLAMVESVAIYCFVISMILIFANPFWNQVIVQAGGK from the coding sequence ATGGATACTACTATCATCGCTGTGGTTGCTGTCGCCTCAATCGTCACAGCCGGGCTGACTACTGCTATCGGCTGTATCGGTCCGGCTCTTGGAGAGGGTCGGGCGGTGTCTTCGGCGCTGACCTCTCTTGCGCAGCAGCCTGATGCGGCTGCGACCATAACCCGCACCCTTTTTATCGGTCTTGCGATGGTCGAGTCGGTGGCGATTTACTGCTTTGTGATCTCAATGATCCTGATTTTTGCCAATCCGTTCTGGAATCAGGTCATTGTACAGGCAGGGGGGAAATAG
- a CDS encoding ATP synthase subunit b 1 codes for MLIDWFTVIAELVNFLILVWLLKRFLYEPVLKAIDEREKKIASELQHAADVEKEAESRLIELQRKNEAFDNAHAQMIKDAEQEAVEEKRTLLNEAHREYDALRMRLQETLKHEETSLESRVTGRISAEVFSIARKVLQDLSGSSLEAQIADVFCQRLRESDPEDVAAMKDAVSRKSLNPLVRSTFPLSSSLQERIQAVVRDVFSIDTQLRFEEGDDMVGGIELSMNGHSVSWSVRSYLDSLEKMTAELLEGAE; via the coding sequence ATGCTCATCGACTGGTTTACGGTTATCGCGGAACTGGTGAACTTTCTGATTCTTGTCTGGCTGCTGAAGCGCTTTCTCTACGAGCCGGTCTTGAAGGCTATCGATGAACGTGAAAAAAAGATCGCTTCCGAATTGCAGCACGCGGCCGATGTTGAAAAAGAGGCCGAGAGCCGTCTGATTGAGCTGCAGCGGAAAAACGAAGCATTCGACAATGCTCACGCTCAGATGATAAAAGATGCCGAACAGGAGGCTGTCGAGGAAAAACGTACGCTGCTCAATGAAGCGCACAGGGAGTACGATGCACTCAGAATGAGGCTGCAGGAAACCCTGAAGCATGAGGAAACGAGCCTGGAGTCTCGCGTGACAGGCCGAATCAGCGCTGAAGTTTTTTCTATTGCCCGCAAGGTGCTCCAGGACCTGTCAGGAAGCTCACTTGAGGCACAGATTGCCGATGTGTTCTGTCAGCGGCTCAGGGAGAGTGATCCTGAGGATGTGGCGGCAATGAAGGATGCTGTAAGCCGGAAGTCTCTCAATCCTCTTGTTCGCAGCACTTTTCCTCTTTCTTCTTCCCTGCAGGAGAGGATACAAGCAGTTGTGCGTGACGTTTTTTCGATCGATACGCAACTACGCTTTGAGGAAGGGGACGATATGGTCGGAGGGATTGAACTGAGCATGAATGGCCATAGCGTATCATGGAGTGTCCGGTCGTACCTGGATTCGCTTGAAAAGATGACTGCTGAACTGCTTGAAGGGGCTGAATGA
- a CDS encoding alternate F1F0 ATPase, F1 subunit alpha, with protein MKGDMERFVESALGRIEKARERYVADIRPVEAGYITTVSNGIARVEGLPGVGFEELLRFPGNLYGIAFNIDIDDIGVVLLGDYSCLNAGDRVERTGRVMDVPVGERLIGRVIDPLGNSLDGKGPPDCHKRLPIERPAPPIMDRAPVRVPLQTGIMVVDALVPVGRGQRELILGDRQTGKTAVAISAILNQHDKDVLCIYCAIGQKASGVAKVVAELRRRGAMDYTIVVVTEGNDPSGMQYISPYAATSIGEYFMEQGRDVLIVYDDLTNHARAYRELSLLLKRPPGREAYPGDIFYIHSRLLERATHLGPDLGGGSMTALPVIETEAQNISAYIPTNLISITDGQIFLSPRLFELGILPAIDIGKSVSRVGGKAQLSAYREVTGALKLGFSQFEELENFARFGARLDEGTRKVLRHGERIRECFKQDEYELLTVIEQMMSLIALAEGYLDTIPTEKLSAARAALNGVCSGLEGGVYQAIESGAELTAADRKQMLIAAEKALQPFRESL; from the coding sequence ATGAAAGGAGATATGGAGCGCTTTGTTGAGAGTGCTCTCGGCCGAATAGAAAAAGCCAGAGAGCGATATGTTGCCGACATCAGACCTGTCGAGGCTGGTTATATTACGACGGTTTCCAACGGGATTGCCAGGGTAGAGGGGCTGCCGGGAGTCGGGTTCGAGGAACTGCTTCGTTTTCCCGGAAACCTCTACGGTATAGCGTTCAATATCGATATTGACGATATCGGGGTTGTGCTGCTCGGTGATTATTCCTGTCTCAATGCGGGAGACCGGGTTGAGCGAACGGGGCGGGTGATGGACGTGCCGGTCGGTGAGCGTCTGATAGGGCGGGTTATCGATCCTCTCGGCAATTCACTTGATGGTAAAGGCCCTCCTGACTGCCATAAGCGCTTACCTATTGAACGGCCGGCGCCTCCCATCATGGACAGGGCGCCGGTGAGGGTTCCTCTTCAGACCGGCATTATGGTTGTCGATGCGCTTGTTCCTGTCGGAAGGGGGCAGCGGGAGCTGATACTTGGTGACCGGCAGACCGGAAAGACAGCCGTTGCGATTTCAGCAATCCTCAACCAGCACGACAAGGACGTTCTTTGTATTTATTGTGCGATAGGACAGAAAGCATCGGGTGTTGCTAAAGTCGTTGCCGAACTTCGCCGAAGAGGGGCCATGGATTATACGATTGTGGTCGTGACTGAAGGCAACGATCCGTCAGGAATGCAATACATTTCTCCGTATGCTGCGACAAGCATTGGAGAGTATTTCATGGAGCAGGGCCGCGATGTGCTGATCGTGTATGACGATCTGACTAATCACGCCAGAGCTTACCGTGAACTGTCGCTCCTTCTGAAGCGGCCTCCTGGCAGGGAAGCCTACCCTGGAGACATTTTTTACATTCATTCCCGTCTGCTCGAACGTGCAACCCATCTTGGACCCGATCTCGGTGGTGGATCCATGACAGCGCTGCCGGTTATCGAAACTGAAGCACAGAATATTTCAGCCTATATTCCTACAAATCTGATTTCGATTACCGATGGTCAGATTTTCCTCTCTCCCCGTCTGTTTGAACTGGGCATTCTTCCTGCAATCGATATTGGGAAGTCGGTATCCAGAGTCGGAGGAAAAGCCCAGCTGTCAGCATATCGTGAAGTGACCGGAGCACTGAAACTCGGGTTTTCGCAGTTCGAGGAACTGGAAAATTTTGCGCGTTTCGGGGCCCGGCTCGATGAAGGGACCCGCAAGGTGCTCCGGCATGGAGAGCGGATCAGGGAGTGTTTCAAGCAGGATGAGTACGAACTCCTGACCGTTATTGAGCAGATGATGTCCCTGATTGCTCTAGCCGAAGGGTATTTGGATACGATACCGACTGAAAAACTTTCAGCGGCGCGCGCGGCATTGAACGGTGTCTGCTCCGGCTTGGAGGGCGGAGTCTATCAAGCTATAGAGAGCGGTGCCGAGCTGACAGCAGCCGATCGGAAACAGATGCTCATTGCGGCAGAAAAGGCATTGCAACCTTTCCGGGAGTCTTTATGA
- a CDS encoding F0F1 ATP synthase subunit gamma, producing the protein MSETAESLASKITQARQLGSVVRTMKTLAASSIRQYEDAVNALEDYYRTVQLGLSVCLRRMSALPFAMQGPPRHAPSTHLVVLGSDQGLVGQFNDLLADVVHEQFSQCKGLHIISVGERIQVRLADRGMVSERFYDLPGSVEAITPLVGQVLVDVEHAGNRSGVLELFLVYNSPEAASRYHPVVERILPIDTIWVDNLRSVPWPGKTLPEVPAGADSMFGDLVSEYLFVSLFRACASSLCSENASRLSAMQRAEKNIGEILEKLSLDYHQKRQSRIDEELFDIVSGFKALGH; encoded by the coding sequence ATGAGCGAAACCGCTGAAAGTCTGGCTTCAAAAATCACACAGGCCAGGCAGTTGGGATCGGTCGTCAGGACCATGAAAACTCTGGCGGCATCGAGTATCCGGCAGTATGAAGATGCGGTCAACGCTCTGGAGGACTACTACCGTACGGTCCAGCTCGGTCTCTCCGTCTGTCTTCGCCGTATGAGCGCTCTGCCATTTGCCATGCAAGGGCCGCCCCGTCACGCGCCGTCAACCCACCTTGTCGTATTGGGTTCCGATCAGGGTCTTGTGGGCCAGTTCAACGATCTTCTGGCCGATGTCGTTCATGAGCAATTCAGCCAGTGCAAGGGGCTTCATATCATCAGTGTCGGTGAACGTATTCAGGTCCGTCTTGCCGACAGAGGTATGGTGTCTGAGCGATTCTATGATCTTCCCGGTTCGGTTGAGGCCATTACCCCGCTTGTCGGCCAGGTACTTGTCGATGTTGAACATGCCGGGAATCGCTCTGGAGTGCTGGAGCTCTTCCTTGTTTATAACAGTCCGGAGGCCGCCAGCCGCTATCATCCGGTTGTAGAAAGAATTCTTCCTATCGATACGATATGGGTTGACAACCTCAGGAGTGTGCCCTGGCCCGGCAAAACGCTTCCCGAAGTTCCAGCAGGTGCCGATAGTATGTTTGGCGATCTGGTGAGTGAATATCTTTTTGTGTCGCTTTTCAGGGCATGCGCCTCGTCTCTGTGCAGCGAAAATGCCAGCAGACTTTCAGCCATGCAGCGTGCTGAAAAAAACATAGGGGAAATTCTTGAAAAACTTTCGCTGGACTATCATCAGAAGAGGCAGAGCAGAATCGACGAAGAACTGTTTGATATCGTTTCGGGCTTCAAGGCCTTGGGCCACTGA